One window from the genome of Marinobacter bohaiensis encodes:
- the argJ gene encoding bifunctional glutamate N-acetyltransferase/amino-acid acetyltransferase ArgJ encodes MAVGLGPLPDFHAITGLRLGVARAGIKKPGRRDLVVMALEEGAQVAGIFTRNQFCAAPVLVTREHLSQAAPRFLLINTGNANAGNGEQGVADARTCCAALADLTGTAPNQTLPFSTGVIGEPLPVEVIRNGLPEALDNLAENHWAEAAEGIMTTDTLPKGATCRLELDGKPVHISGISKGAGMIRPNMATMLGFLATDADIEPALLQSLVSELGEQSFNRITIDGDTSTNDACMLVATGRSEAPRLTADSPHLNAFREALKAVFMTLAHAIVRDGEGATKFITIRVEQAASTQEALDVAYTLAHSPLVKTALFASDPNWGRILAAVGRAGVPDLDLSAIEIDLGDVALVRNGGRAADYTEARGQAVMDESDITIRVGLGRGEVNDTVWTCDLSQDYVTINAEYRT; translated from the coding sequence ATGGCGGTTGGATTGGGTCCCCTGCCGGACTTTCACGCGATCACCGGCCTGCGTCTGGGCGTGGCCCGGGCTGGCATCAAAAAGCCTGGGCGGCGCGACCTGGTGGTCATGGCGCTGGAGGAAGGCGCCCAGGTCGCCGGAATTTTTACCCGCAACCAGTTCTGTGCGGCGCCGGTCCTGGTTACCCGCGAGCATCTGTCCCAGGCTGCGCCAAGGTTCCTGCTAATCAACACCGGCAACGCCAACGCCGGTAATGGCGAGCAGGGTGTGGCCGATGCCCGGACCTGTTGCGCCGCGCTGGCGGACCTGACCGGTACCGCGCCGAACCAGACGCTGCCGTTTTCCACGGGTGTTATTGGCGAGCCCCTGCCCGTCGAGGTCATCCGCAATGGTTTGCCGGAGGCGCTGGACAACCTGGCCGAGAACCATTGGGCCGAGGCGGCCGAAGGTATCATGACCACCGATACCCTGCCCAAGGGCGCCACCTGTCGGCTGGAGCTGGACGGCAAGCCGGTACATATTTCCGGCATCAGCAAGGGTGCCGGCATGATTCGTCCCAACATGGCGACCATGCTGGGCTTCCTGGCCACCGACGCGGATATCGAGCCGGCCCTGCTACAGAGCCTGGTGTCCGAACTGGGTGAGCAGTCGTTCAACCGCATCACCATCGACGGCGACACCTCCACCAACGACGCCTGCATGCTGGTCGCCACGGGACGCAGCGAAGCGCCCCGGCTGACCGCCGACAGCCCGCACCTCAATGCCTTCCGCGAAGCGCTGAAAGCGGTGTTCATGACCCTCGCTCACGCCATCGTGCGGGACGGTGAGGGTGCCACCAAGTTCATCACCATCCGGGTGGAGCAGGCGGCCAGCACGCAGGAAGCCCTGGATGTGGCCTACACCCTGGCCCATTCGCCGCTGGTCAAGACTGCGCTGTTCGCCTCCGATCCCAATTGGGGCCGCATCCTGGCCGCAGTGGGGCGCGCGGGCGTGCCCGATTTGGACCTGTCCGCTATTGAAATCGACCTGGGGGACGTCGCCCTGGTGCGCAACGGTGGCCGCGCGGCCGATTACACCGAAGCCCGCGGTCAGGCGGTGATGGACGAGTCTGACATTACCATCCGCGTCGGCCTGGGTCGGGGAGAGGTCAACGACACGGTGTGGACCTGCGACCTGTCCCAGGACTACGTGACCATCAACGCCGAGTACCGGACCTGA
- a CDS encoding Nudix family hydrolase, whose product MKHVHVAVGVVRRGDRVLIARRPEDAHQGGLLEFPGGKVEPGETVQQALVRELAEEVGIRVAGASLEPVIGIRHDYGDKRVFLDVWQTSSFDGEPHGREGQPVQWLDQDALRDDAFPAANRPIIRALRLPRAYPVSGGEGLGGDALYQHLCARLDHLRPELFLLRAPWLEENDYRSLAARLIDWCGPRQIGVMLHGAPERLASLPAAGVHLPWRVAAGLDARPLVSEALLGVSCHNEAELQHAAAIGADFATLGPVEATRSHPGAASLGWSAFVDLAGGAKLPVYALGGLDFTAIARARDAGGQGVAGISAWW is encoded by the coding sequence ATGAAACACGTGCATGTGGCGGTCGGCGTGGTGCGCCGGGGCGACCGGGTGCTGATCGCGCGCCGTCCCGAGGACGCCCATCAGGGCGGTCTGCTGGAGTTTCCCGGCGGCAAGGTAGAGCCGGGAGAGACGGTCCAGCAGGCGCTGGTGCGTGAGTTGGCGGAGGAAGTCGGTATCCGCGTGGCGGGCGCTTCCCTGGAACCGGTGATCGGCATTCGTCACGACTACGGGGACAAGCGGGTCTTCCTCGACGTCTGGCAAACATCGTCGTTCGACGGCGAACCCCACGGTCGGGAAGGCCAGCCGGTGCAGTGGCTGGATCAGGACGCCCTGCGCGACGACGCCTTCCCAGCGGCCAACCGCCCGATCATCCGGGCGCTCCGGCTGCCTCGCGCCTATCCCGTCAGCGGCGGTGAGGGGCTGGGCGGCGATGCGCTCTACCAGCATCTGTGCGCGCGCCTGGACCATCTGCGGCCCGAGCTGTTCCTGTTGCGGGCTCCCTGGCTGGAGGAGAACGACTATCGGTCCCTGGCCGCCCGCCTGATCGACTGGTGCGGCCCGCGGCAGATCGGCGTGATGCTCCACGGTGCACCAGAGCGGCTGGCTAGCCTGCCGGCAGCCGGCGTACACCTGCCATGGCGGGTAGCGGCCGGTCTGGATGCGCGACCGTTGGTCAGCGAGGCGCTGTTGGGCGTATCCTGTCACAATGAGGCGGAGTTGCAGCATGCCGCGGCCATCGGCGCCGATTTCGCAACGCTGGGCCCGGTGGAAGCCACGCGGAGCCATCCGGGGGCGGCGTCCCTGGGCTGGTCAGCGTTCGTCGACCTGGCTGGCGGCGCCAAGCTGCCGGTTTACGCCCTGGGCGGGCTCGATTTCACGGCCATTGCCAGGGCGCGCGATGCAGGCGGCCAGGGTGTTGCCGGCATCAGCGCCTGGTGGT